The sequence CTTTGTTGCTTTCGGCTAAGGTCCTTCCATTCCAGATTGCTTGGGCCATGAACGCCTCCTTAGTATACGAATTATCCGAACGATTTCAGCTTTCTTCCCGGCCTGGCAGATGGCAGAATGTTGTTCAGGAGCACACAGCTATGCGTTACTTTAATTATGCCGGATTCACTCCTGCACGTGCGGAAGCCGTCGCGGAAATGCAGGCTGTCTCCGACGAATTTGGCACCCAACTCTTTTCTCAGTCTGGCATCGCCTGGTACCGGACACAACTGGTAAATACCCGAGCGAAGGTCGCGCGGCTCCTTCACGTGAACGACGGCGAGGCAAGCGAGACGCTCGCCTTTACCCAGAATTCCACAACCGCCTGCCGCTTTGTGGTGTCTTCGCTCGACCTCCATCGTGGGGATGTGGTGGTCACATCAGATCAAGAGCATCTGTCGACATGGCAAACGCTGGAGGGTCTTCGACAACGAGGTGTAGAGCTGGTGGTCATTCCTGTGAGTTCTGAAGAAAGATTCCTGACTCAACTCGACGATGTCTGTAGAAAACGAACGGTCAAATTAATTACCGTGAGCCATGTGGCACACACCGATGGGAGAATCCTTCCCGTACACCAAGTCGGAGAGATAGCCGGGAAACGAAACACTATTCTCATGATTGATGGTGCGCAGGCGGTCGGCCATATTCCCGTGGATCTGAGTGCGCTTGACGCCGATTGCTATTTTTTCTCAGGTCACAAGTGGTGTGCAGGCCCGATGGGGACCGGTGCCCTATTCATCACGAAACGAGACGAGCCACGACTTACACGTCGTGCGTCCGGTCTGTCGGAAACAGAAAGCGCGCAAGAATACTTCGAACTTGGTACGCAGAACATCGGTTTGATCGCAGGGCTCGGCCGTGCTTGTGAAATGAAGCAACAGGAATTACCGACAATGGTCAACCTTGCCTCTCTCCGAACATTGTTCCGGGGGTGTTTGAGCCGGATGAATGGCGTGGAAACCGTCGAGTGGGATGGGCCTCATGCACCGGGGATTTTATCGTTTCGGCTTCACAACCCAGCTTTCAATGCCACTCGCATTGCGGAACACCTGGAGGTCAAATACGATATCGCGATCAAGCCCTTGAGGTTGCTAGAGTTCTCGCAAATGCTTCGTGTGTCCTGGTCCTTATCGACCGACGTTCAAGACGTCCTCTTCTTAGCCGAAAAGCTGGGCGAGGCTCTAGCAGAATGCTGAAAAAGTCTTTCAGCGGCGTTCTCGCGTCACGCCGAGGCTCAATGTACCGAAGCGTACGCTCGCCTCCCCGCTCGCTGCGGCCTTGATGGACGGCCTTGTTGAGCATTCTGGAATGTAAAGTGCCACAGTATTTTCTGTCCTGCTTCCTTTCGATATCGAGCCTGCTTGCCTGAGATTCTCGCTATACTTCCACCAGCTGATGTGAGACCTCGCACGGAAGATCTGTCCCGGTCTAGACATCTTGTCCACGGAGGCTCCCTCAGCTCTTGCGCTCTCCAGTGGTATCCTTCCCACAGCTGGTCAGGATTTACGGGGAGAAACATCAAACGAGAGCGGTATCCGTGAAGAGGCCTATGTCTTGCACTTTCAAGCTATAGCTCAATTCGTTGCGGGGGAGTCCTCGCCTTCGTTTGGTAACCAGCATGCCATGGAACCGGAAATCACTCGATAACGATCGTGACGGAGACAGTAAACACATTAACAGCACATCGTTCTAGCGAGCGCAGGAGGTGAATAATATGAAAAGCGCACAAACTGCTGACGTGAGGTCCATGATGAAACAGCAACTTTTGTGTTGCATGATGCTCATGACCGCTGTCGTGTTGGCACCGGCTTACGTCTTCGCAGGGGGTGGTAGTGAGGGACCTGGTGGTGCAAGGTCCGACAAAAACATCAATCAACACAAAGCATCCATGGAGAAACAATCGACTGATATGACCGGCGGCCGGGAAGGGATTGTTGGAAAATATGACGTCGTGCCTGTGCGTCTCGGGGAGTTGGTGGACGAAAAAGGAACCGCGCTGGATCAAACCGTTACAAATAAGAAGGGAGAGACACTCGGTACCATCGAGAAGTTGCTGAAGGATACCAAAACCGGGAAGATCGAATATGCAGTCCTTGAGTTGGAAGAGACCAAATATCAGTTACCCCTCCAATGGAGCCAGTTTACGCAGGAAAGAGGCCATTTGACGTTGAATGCCTCAAAGAACGATTTGTATCCAGTAACGGGTTCCATCCATTCCAAGGATATGTCTCCGGAGGTCTCTCAGTACATGGACGAAATCAATGAGCTCCGTAATAAGCCTAAACCACAAGACGGAGGTCCAGGCGCCCCAGGGCTCCCGTTTAATTCGGTGGGTGGTTTTGGATCGTCAGGCCCCCCGCCCGGTCCGGCTCCAGGCTTTGAAGGCGGCAAACCGAGTAGCAAACGCTAAAGGATCTTTGGCAGAGGCGACGCGCTCGGCATCGAAGTTTTTATGAGATATGTGGCCATCGCAACCGATTACGATAACACATTGGCCGTGCATGGCCAGGTTCAGCCAGGGACAGTCGCCGCGCTCAACAGTCTCATCCAATCCGGGCGCAAAGTCATTCTGGTAACGGGTCGCTTGTTGCCCGATATTGTCGCGGTCTTTCCAGAAATCGGGATCTGTGAGCGAGTCGTCGCAGATAATGGAGCCGTGCTGTACCGTCCCGGTACGCGTGAACATACGGTCTTGGCACCTCCGATACCTCCGGCATTTATCGAAGAGCTTCGCCGTCGACAGGTCCCGTCGCTTTCGGTCGGAGACTCTATCGTGAGCACGGTTCGGCCTCATGAGGTGACGCTGCTGGAAGTCATTCGCGATATGGGACTCGAATTGCAAGTGATTTTTAACCGAGAGTCGGTCATGGTTGTTCAAGCCGGCATCAACAAGGCCTCTGGTCTGGCCGTCGCCTTACGCGAGATGGGCTTGTCGCCGCGCAATATTGTAGGGATCGGTGATGCGGAGAACGACCATGCTTTACTGAATCACTGTGAACATGCCGTGGCAGTGGCCAATGCCGTCCCCATGCTGAAAGCCGCCGCCGACTGGGTTACCACCAATGCAGAAGGACAGGGAGTGGTCGAGCTCATCCGTGAACTTATCGCGCATGACCTGAGTGTTCCTCCGTACAACACGAACCGTCGCGAGATTCTCGTCGGTGTGCGTGAAAATGGGGAGGATGTCTCGGTTCCCGCCAAAGCACTCAATATATTGCTGACCGGCTCGTCCGGGAGTGGCAAGTCGACTTTAGCCATGGGTATTTTCGAGCGGGTGACTGAACTAGGGTATCAAATGTGTGTCATTGACCCTGAAGGAGACTACGAAGGGATTCCAGGGGCAGTCATGTTTGGAACTCCACAACGGGGTCCTGCCGTGACAGAAATTCTCACTGCCTTGGATAGTCCGGACACGAATGTGATCGTCAACCTCGTGGGGTTACCATTACAAGATCGACCCGCCTTTTTTCTGGCTCTCTTGCCCCTACTTCAGGAGCGTCGAGCCACATTCGGTCGCCCTCACTGGATCCTTGTCGACGAAACGCATCACCTGCTGCCCCGCGAATGGCATCCAGTACAGGCCATCATGTCGCAAGATTTAACCGGCATGGTCTACGTCACCGTACATCCCGATCATGTCGCACAACCGGTACTTGAGACGGTGGATGTGGCGATGTACTTGGGAGAGGATCCAGCCGATGCGATCGGTCGCTTTTGTCATGCCCTCAATCGTCCTGTACCCCTTGGAGAGTTTGCGGCCTTAGATCCTGGACACGGTATCTTTTGGGATCTTAAGTCCAAGGAGTCACCATATCGGTTGCATATTGCGCCTTGTGAAACGGACCGTCGACGCCACCGTCGCAAGTATGCTGAAGGGGAGTTGCCGACGGACCGGAGCTTCTTTTTCCGCGGTCCGGAAGATCGACTGAACCTCCGGGCCCACAACCTTTTCCAGTTTATGGAATTGGGAGAGGGCCTTGATGACCAGACCTGGTTGCATCACCTCCGACGTGGTGATTACAGCAGATGGATGTCAGACGGGATCAAGGATTCTTCTTTGGCCGACAAGGTCCGAGAGATCGAACAACAGCCGTCGATCGATGCCAATCGAAGCCGACGATTGATACGGTCTGCGATCGAAGACCGTTATACAGTTCCCGCTACAGGGCTGTGAAAGGAAAGGCCCTGCCCAAAACCGCCTGGAGAATTGCAGACACTACTCGCATTCCCGGTCGTCACCTACATTGTAATTTTCTGGATTGCCTTCCCATCTGCTGCCGACCATGGGTGGGGACTTCTCATTTCTCGCTCCTAGTCCTTAAACCCTACCAGACCAATGGGTCGAAGGAATCATATTTCAGTTCCATCTCCACCATACATGCTCATATCGTCATGTTAATCTCACCCTAACCGGGATGGTTTTATGATTTCAGACCTTCTTGCCGCTCGCTCTCAGATGGCCATGTCACTTGGCTTTCACATCATCTTTGCCGCACTGGGCATTGCCATGCCGGCTTTGATGGCTATGGCGGAGTGGAGATGGTTGAAGACACAAAACAAGGAGTATCTCGAACTGGCGAAACGCTGGTCGAAGGGGACCGCCATCTTGTTCGCCGTCGGTGCCGTGTCAGGGACCGTTCTCTCGTTTGAATTGGGCCTGCTCTGGCCGTCCTTCATGGAACGCGCAGGTCCTGTCATCGGTCCCCTTTTTGGGCTCGAGGGCTTTGCGTTCTTTACGGAAGCCATTTTCCTGGGGATTTATCTTTATGGGTGGTCGCGTATTTCGCCTCGCGCCCATTTTGTCGCCGGTCTGATCGTGGCGGCGAGCGGCACCGCTTCCACCATTTTTGTCGTCACAGTCAATGCCTGGATGAACGCGCCTACTGGCTTTGAGATCATCGA is a genomic window of Candidatus Nitrospira kreftii containing:
- a CDS encoding Phosphoglycolate phosphatase, producing MRYVAIATDYDNTLAVHGQVQPGTVAALNSLIQSGRKVILVTGRLLPDIVAVFPEIGICERVVADNGAVLYRPGTREHTVLAPPIPPAFIEELRRRQVPSLSVGDSIVSTVRPHEVTLLEVIRDMGLELQVIFNRESVMVVQAGINKASGLAVALREMGLSPRNIVGIGDAENDHALLNHCEHAVAVANAVPMLKAAADWVTTNAEGQGVVELIRELIAHDLSVPPYNTNRREILVGVRENGEDVSVPAKALNILLTGSSGSGKSTLAMGIFERVTELGYQMCVIDPEGDYEGIPGAVMFGTPQRGPAVTEILTALDSPDTNVIVNLVGLPLQDRPAFFLALLPLLQERRATFGRPHWILVDETHHLLPREWHPVQAIMSQDLTGMVYVTVHPDHVAQPVLETVDVAMYLGEDPADAIGRFCHALNRPVPLGEFAALDPGHGIFWDLKSKESPYRLHIAPCETDRRRHRRKYAEGELPTDRSFFFRGPEDRLNLRAHNLFQFMELGEGLDDQTWLHHLRRGDYSRWMSDGIKDSSLADKVREIEQQPSIDANRSRRLIRSAIEDRYTVPATGL
- a CDS encoding hypothetical protein (conserved protein of unknown function) — protein: MRYFNYAGFTPARAEAVAEMQAVSDEFGTQLFSQSGIAWYRTQLVNTRAKVARLLHVNDGEASETLAFTQNSTTACRFVVSSLDLHRGDVVVTSDQEHLSTWQTLEGLRQRGVELVVIPVSSEERFLTQLDDVCRKRTVKLITVSHVAHTDGRILPVHQVGEIAGKRNTILMIDGAQAVGHIPVDLSALDADCYFFSGHKWCAGPMGTGALFITKRDEPRLTRRASGLSETESAQEYFELGTQNIGLIAGLGRACEMKQQELPTMVNLASLRTLFRGCLSRMNGVETVEWDGPHAPGILSFRLHNPAFNATRIAEHLEVKYDIAIKPLRLLEFSQMLRVSWSLSTDVQDVLFLAEKLGEALAEC
- a CDS encoding hypothetical protein (conserved protein of unknown function) is translated as MKSAQTADVRSMMKQQLLCCMMLMTAVVLAPAYVFAGGGSEGPGGARSDKNINQHKASMEKQSTDMTGGREGIVGKYDVVPVRLGELVDEKGTALDQTVTNKKGETLGTIEKLLKDTKTGKIEYAVLELEETKYQLPLQWSQFTQERGHLTLNASKNDLYPVTGSIHSKDMSPEVSQYMDEINELRNKPKPQDGGPGAPGLPFNSVGGFGSSGPPPGPAPGFEGGKPSSKR